From one Catellatospora sp. IY07-71 genomic stretch:
- a CDS encoding STAS domain-containing protein, producing the protein MTATPPQLSHLIVAADGEVRVALAGEVDLAVADELHRWLTGAAGDHPGLPVVVDMSAVTFIDSSGIRAFVRARADVTAAGCGMRLVNTTGMALRVLQVAGVYTHLSGEPVE; encoded by the coding sequence GTGACCGCGACACCTCCTCAGCTCAGCCACCTCATCGTCGCCGCGGACGGTGAGGTGCGGGTCGCGCTGGCCGGAGAGGTCGATCTCGCCGTGGCCGACGAGCTGCACCGGTGGCTCACCGGGGCGGCGGGGGACCACCCGGGGCTGCCCGTGGTCGTGGACATGAGCGCGGTGACCTTCATCGACTCGTCGGGGATCAGGGCGTTCGTGCGCGCCCGCGCGGACGTCACGGCGGCCGGATGCGGCATGCGGCTGGTCAACACGACGGGCATGGCGCTGCGGGTGCTGCAGGTCGCGGGGGTGTACACGCACCTGAGCGGGGAGCCCGTCGAGTGA